One Carassius auratus strain Wakin chromosome 3, ASM336829v1, whole genome shotgun sequence genomic region harbors:
- the LOC113045694 gene encoding proline-rich protein 12-like isoform X1, whose amino-acid sequence MDRNYPGTGFGDLGAGAGWSYERSAKASLVYGSSRSSHPDSELLHRQPYATPHPLQGYATNHHPGTTGQAGAWGTGRSLGLSGLFDTGLHHASPSGPDASVMNLISALESRGAQPPPSASSLLSQFRTPTWQTAMHTPAPAELFISGALPGSGSFPSSSALSAYQHPASFSGRSFPGVTPSLSLQDTPTFSPTSNGLLSPHDPLLHIKTPTQSSLGFDRLLSSQSGSASYRGPQDPTGAPPPQTPASSSTRHLPPQFNLLSSQLQDQSSQLYSSSVFSSAPPQPPQSQERAIPRQDSVIKHYQRPSPGQSQLSSSAPHPLQHYLSCGASGYQQIPHHRHGSSINCSPLGEQSPSSDPKPSPRSEQVYRPIIQPPYTSSSVSSSAGSGGGIGKTGKSSSSSSGYSSSGSSSSRTPHTPPSASSTSSSSSSASNPNVSSSTSSAPSRQQPPPQSAPQPPPPPPPTVSSSSAQQQPSKPCLSTYGSPVAPVKPTAGLPGQTPPQQQSYSPSQPPTSHLPQPYGGFSSPQAQDLGSSLGGTGKAYGSLGTTGRSFSAEVVYGSDSGYGSLPPSLGGAGSPSLGYGGTGHSPALMVSGGGTGTTSSTTGSGAGSSGSVGGGSGGGSGSVGSGGGSYHLPDSSPSPSSNSGIVRPGLHSPAPTRPAQSPGGNGGNKYLSSVLSPAFLASPQGYSDTRVPPQQTQSYHTTPPKSKSDTDMLGVERSQEEEEDEDDFLIQHLLHSQSPAPNPSQHHSQQAQQVASQQPQSQSISQSRDGGKSLSAYELNKTSEERYHLQSVIRTNNTTNNVAAAGSCGPGTGLENQLEMSLKKQQQTKADRVLAGAGANGARSAVDSLSHTHSHGQHDSLGSVVHYGRGDPYSHQTHQHHTPHPSLSQHSQHPHPHSMSHSHIDLKKAQDPSELPYLRKTPDLQQRQTQSSLGLMDSPPDPSQQTSQAHLLQSVLSHTTRNKMDSKQTPSQQQQHSMTQQAMIRPTGGLGTNGSGGVDTQPQASQLQLQLQSQTMEVHYGREAQRNQSQSSQNSVSPLDMLERSLSRTNSREGPCPSDRVGAGDGGSTDHHRQQQQHRMSSHHQSHHPQQPAAELHDFLSESDLSMSTPSHLHHMASHHPPPHAHHQPQAHSHHQHPHQHPHHMQPASGPPQPQAQSREQEPQLDQLKEHQYNTGSPVGKTAQNQGQSQDQQQRFMPLTSICFPDSLLQDEDRSFFPGMEDMFCSEDYKASCAGGGGSAGQGGQDGVPETRGTVQDGMDAVKATGGGGGAYDMMSHHGDQGYGQYCHSLSESGNGTMHLDLEPLKSHELPSTVNTEQLGLIQSQGPGLRMSSTGHVVDGTGNKMMGSAGVGSGPGTGGLTSPIFCSSRPKKLLKTSSFHLLKQRKEPNAQSQTKKNFAQEYEFEDDEDKADVPADIRLNSRRLPDLLPDLVSSCRKSGSGSGVGSLSPLMGDLDFCHSSGYPSLGPPPQLLPQDGPKKRGRKPTKPKREGPPRPRGRPRIRPLPEPPYCRNMIGPGGESRRGRGRGRGRGRKDDQMIEIHRDVNKGQNYQQQAPHLHHQPQLQQHMHHLQQQHQPQHMHQQQHLHVQQLHQHHQQQHLQQLAQHQPQQQYQEPIKPIKIKLPIPSIHSSDSLLRTDSLSSIDPVLSDGSVGSAPSLGLSPGPTTSVDMNRIDMNRNDMSCGQEKMKQKPQEMSWEGDIDDHMTPEAWATMQKLSGTTEEKSSELKSGFISSFLDFLKTGKKQPGTDAPPVDGCTSTDSSSVKGGIHPLSPQPPPPPPPHFGDNEGDGSLGLSNCPSPCKRLDEELKRNLETLPSFSSDEEDSVSKNQDLQKSISSAISALYDTPHSLSAVPPPPTPSPPTPQTVSLNTPSPPPQPESVPHVHTEDETEINTSQELDSLSQPNLQEEAHVPSKDEEQEEPVQEEHQQINQEEDRQTECEEEGEELEEDRSEKEEVDQIRTEERKQEEEEEEPEYEMLGAPKVDGPPSEPPPAPPSPPSLSPSPPTSSSPSPLPPPPLSLPSPLPSQEEEENLQQQQPPLHNSLPPSPSPPALPSPSPPPPTLPPSATPPPSPSPPPPEELPQPSPGTPPTPEDAPTPQITSLHLAKKQSNAAIAGESEDDDSESGGEGIFRERDEFVVRTEDIGTLKLALQTGREPPPIWRVQKALLQKFAPEIKDGQRQFYATSNYLGYFGDAKMRYQRLYVKFLENVNKKDYVRVCSRKPWHRPSLTLRRQSLPKPLPVRSLTPPRMEREDREKERERQREKEQREQREKEKEKEREREKEREREREREQIERSRREKEREKLRERELEKQKERERQKEREKEKQKEREREKQREREREKEREREREMQREREKDKEREKQREKEREKEREKEKKLQERQTQEKLERRTAVVERGRVKEEKRVDRTRSRPVKVKAEPPPKKRKKWLKEMPSSSDSDSSPDPPSEDEVSTRSGINSRAMREMFRSYVEMLVSTALDPDMIQALEDTNDELYLPPMRKIDCILNEQKRRLLRRVTMSVQHQEALHMFPQMAADPLDSGAVKVHLGGESYNRKTLNRVKRSLPKQQDLKLSTETCRIYSLYHSLHHYKYHTFLHCKKETDSIEQAAEEDPGQEEVVQQCMANQGWLETLFNSFIELLTLSTKA is encoded by the exons TTTGGTTTATGGGAGCTCCAGATCCTCCCATCCAGACTCAGAACTCCTCCACCGTCAACCTTATGCCACACCACACCCCTTGCAAGGATATGCAACAAATCATCATCCAGGCACTACTGGACAAGCTGGAGCATGGGGCACAGGAAGGAGCTTAG GGCTCTCAGGCTTGTTTGATACTGGACTACATCATGCCAGTCCCTCAGGACCAGATGCTTCAGTTATGAACTTGATCTCTGCTTTGGAATCCCGAGGTGCTCAGCCACCCCCCTCTGCCTCTTCCCTTCTCTCCCAATTTCGTACCCCCACCTGGCAAACTG CAATGCATACTCCAGCCCCTGCAGAGCTTTTCATTTCTGGTGCACTACCTGGCTCTGGCTCATTTCCCTCTTCTTCTGCTCTGTCGGCATATCAGCACCCTGCATCCTTCTCAGGGCGCTCCTTCCCTGGAGTGACCCCATCATTATCTCTGCAGGACACACCTACCTTCAGTCCTACTTCCAATGGTCTCCTGTCACCACATGATCCTTTACTACACATTAAAACACCCACCCAGTCAAGTCTTGGCTTTGACCGTCTTCTGTCTTCACAGAGTGGGTCTGCTTCATATAGAGGGCCACAAGATCCCACTGGTGCTCCTCCACCACAAACACCTGCATCCTCCTCAACACGCCATTTACCACCTCAGTTTAACCTGCTGTCCTCACAGCTGCAGGATCAGTCCTCTCAGCTATACAGTTCCTCTGTTTTTTCTTCTGCACCCCCTCAACCACCACAGTCCCAGGAAAGAGCCATTCCCAGGCAAGACAGTGTGATCAAGCACTACCAGAGACCTTCTCCTGGACAGTCTCAACTATCCTCTTCTGCACCTCATCCCCTACAACACTATCTTAGTTGTGGTGCATCAGGATACCAGCAAATACCCCATCATCGGCATGGCTCCTCCATAAACTGTAGCCCACTGGGTGAGCAGAGTCCATCATCTGACCCCAAACCCTCTCCCAGATCAGAACAGGTGTATCGTCCTATTATCCAGCCCCCATACACTTCCTCCTCAGTCTCCTCCTCAGCTGGTTCGGGTGGTGGTATTGGGAAAACTGGAAAGAGTTCCAGTTCAAGTAGTGGCTACTCTTCCTCTGGCTCGTCCTCATCTCGAACCCCTCACACTCCTCCTTCAGCTTCTTccacttcctcttcttcctcctctgcctcTAATCCTAATGTCTCATCCAGTACCTCCTCTGCACCCTCAAGGCAGCAACCACCACCCCAATCAGCACCGCAAcccccaccacctcctcctccaaCTGTGTCATCCTCTTCTGCACAGCAGCAGCCATCCAAACCTTGCCTGTCTACATATGGCTCTCCAGTTGCTCCTGTCAAGCCAACTGCTGGGCTTCCTGGTCAAACCCCACCACAGCAACAGTCATATTCACCAAGCCAGCCACCCACCTCTCACTTGCCCCAGCCATATGGGGGATTCAGTTCTCCGCAGGCTCAGGATCTTGGTTCCAGTCTTGGGGGGACAGGAAAAGCCTATGGAAGTCTTGGAACTACAGGACGCTCATTTTCAGCTGAGGTGGTCTATGGCTCTGATTCAGGATATGGATCTTTGCCACCATCTCTTGGTGGGGCAGGAAGTCCCTCACTGGGTTATGGTGGTACAGGACATTCACCTGCCCTAATGGTGTCTGGAGGTGGTACCGGTACAACGAGCAGTACCACCGGATCTGGAGCAGGTAGTTCAGGAAGTGTGGGGGGTGGTTCAGGTGGTGGTAGTGGAAGTGTAGGAAGTGGAGGAGGATCATACCACCTCCCAGATTCCAGCCCGTCACCCTCAAGTAATTCTGGAATAGTCCGCCCTGGTCTGCACTCCCCTGCCCCAACTCGCCCTGCACAATCACCTGGAGGAAATGGGGGCAACAAGTACCTATCCTCAGTTCTTTCCCCAGCATTCCTGGCTTCCCCACAAGGATACTCAGACACAAGGGTGCCACCCCAGCAAACACAGTCTTATCATACAACGCCGCCAAAATCTAAGTCTGATACTGATATGCTTGGGGTAGAAAGATCtcaagaggaggaagaagatgagGATGACTTTTTGATTCAGCACTTACTGCACTCACAGAGTCCAGCACCAAATCCCTCCCAGCATCATTCTCAACAAGCTCAGCAAGTAGCCTCACAACAACCGCAGTCCCAGTCCATTTCCCAGAGCAGGGATGGAGGAAAGTCTCTCTCTGCTTATGAACTAAACAAGACCTCTGAAGAACGTTATCATCTACAGAGTGTCATTCGGACTAATAATACCACCAACAATGTGGCTGCTGCTGGCTCTTGTGGCCCAGGCACGGGTTTAGAAAACCAGTTGGAGATGTCTCTGAAAAAACAGCAACAGACTAAGGCTGATAGAGTGCTTGCTGGAGCTGGTGCAAATGGTGCCCGAAGTGCAGTTGATTCTTTGTCACATACTCATTCTCATGGCCAACATGACTCCCTTGGATCAGTGGTCCACTATGGCAGAGGAGACCCTTATAGTCATCAAACACATCAACATCACACTCCTCACCCATCACTCTCTCAGCATTCACAGCACCCTCATCCCCATTCAATGTCCCACTCACATATAGATCTTAAGAAAGCTCAGGATCCTTCAGAATTACCCTACCTACGAAAGACTCCAGACTTGCAGCAGCGACAGACGCAGTCCTCCCTTGGACTAATGGATTCTCCACCCGACCCATCTCAGCAAACCTCCCAAGCTCACCTTCTCCAGTCTGTCCTTTCGCATACCACTCGAAACAAGATGGACAGTAAACAGACTccttcacaacaacaacaacactcaaTGACTCAACAAGCCATGATTAGACCAACTGGGGGATTAGGTACTAATGGCTCTGGAGGAGTAGACACTCAGCCACAGGCCTCTCAACTTCAACTCCAGCTCCAGTCCCAAACTATGGAGGTCCACTATGGACGTGAGGCTCAGAGAAACCAAAGTCAGTCAAGTCAGAATTCTGTTTCACCACTAGACATGCTAGAGAGATCTCTCTCTAGAACAAATAGCAGAGAAGGGCCATGCCCCTCTGATAGAGTTGGTGCAGGAGATGGGGGCAGTACTGATCATCACAGACAACAGCAACAACATAGGATGTCCTCACACCATCAGTCCCACCACCCTCAACAACCAGCAGCAGAGCTTCATGATTTCTTGTCTGAGTCAGATCTAAGCATGTCAACCCCCTCTCATTTGCACCATATGGCCTCACACCATCCACCCCCTCATGCCCACCATCAGCCGCAGGCACACTCTCACCATCAGCATCCTCACCAGCACCCTCACCACATGCAACCAGCTTCTGGACCTCCACAGCCCCAAGCCCAGTCAAGGGAACAAGAGCCACAGCTGGATCAGCTCAAAGAGCATCAATATAACACTGGTAGCCCTGTGGGAAAAACAGCCCAGAACCAGGGTCAGAGCCAAGACCAGCAACAACGGTTTATGCCACTGACATCTATTTGTTTCCCAGATTCACTTCTCCAAGATGAGGATCGTTCCTTTTTTCCAGGTATGGAGGATATGTTCTGCTCTGAGGACTACAAGGCCAGTTGTGCTGGAGGTGGTGGAAGTGCAGGACAAGGAGGTCAGGATGGTGTGCCAGAGACACGTGGAACAGTACAAGATGGAATGGATGCAGTTAAAGCTACAGGTGGTGGAGGAGGTGCATATGACATGATGAGTCACCATGGTGATCAGGGTTATGGGCAGTATTGTCACAGTCTATCTGAATCTGGCAATGGTACTATGCACTTAGATCTGGAGCCCTTGAAATCGCATGAACTCCCATCCACTGTAAACACAGAACAACTAGGCTTAATTCAGTCTCAGGGCCCAGGCCTTAGGATGAGCAGCACAGGACACGTAGTAGATGGAACTGGAAACAAAATGATGGGCTCTGCGGGTGTAGGTAGTGGTCCTGGCACAGGGGGACTCACCTCACCAATCTTTTGTTCATCTAGAcctaaaaaacttttaaaaacaagctcTTTTCACCTCCTTAAACAGCGAAAAGAGCCTAATGCCCAATCACAGACTAAGAAGAACTTTGCTCAAGAATACGAATTTGAGGATGATGAGGATAAAGCAGATGTTCCAGCTGACATCCGCTTAAACAGCAGACGTCTGCCAGACTTGCTTCCTGATCTTGTTTCTAGTTGCAGAAAGTCTGGAAGTGGTTCAGGAGTTGGTAGTTTAAGCCCTTTGATGGGTGATTTAGATTTCTGTCACTCCTCCGGTTACCCATCCCTTGGACCTCCTCCACAGCTGCTCCCACAAGATGGTCCAAAGAAAAGGGGGAGGAAACCCACCAAACCTAAACGTGAGGGTCCACCAAGACCCAGGGGTAGGCCACGTATTCGGCCTCTTCCTGAGCCTCCCTATTGCAGGAACATGATTGGACCTGGTGGAGAGAGTAGAAGGGGCCGTGGTCGAGGAAGAGGACGTGGAAGGAAAGATGATCAAATGATAGAAATACACAGAGACGTGAACAAGGGGCAGAACTACCAACAACAAGCACCTCACCTCCATCATCAACCACAGTTACAACAGCACATGCATCATCTACAGCAGCAGCACCAACCACAACATATGCATCAACAGCAGCACCTACATGTACAACAACTTCACCAACACCATCAACAGCAACACCTTCAACAACTTGCACAGCATCAGCCTCAGCAACAATACCAGGAACCCATCAAACCAATCAAA ATTAAGCTCCCTATTCCTTCCATACATTCGTCTGACTCCCTACTGAGGACAGATTCCCTGTCTAGTATAGATCCAGTTTTGTCTGATGGTTCAGTAGGTTCTGCACCATCACTTGGTTTGAGTCCAGGGCCCACTACCAGTGTGGACATGAACAGAATTGACATGAACAGAAATGATATGAGCTGTGGTCAGGAAAAGATGAAGCAGAAACCCCAAGAG ATGTCCTGGGAGGGAGACATAGATGACCATATGACCCCAGAGGCCTGGGCCACCATGCAGAAGCTTTCAGGCACA ACGGAGGAGAAATCTTCAGAGCTAAAGTCGGGTTTCATATCTTCCTTTCTGGATTTTTTGAAAACGGGGAAGAAGCAGCCCGGCACTGATGCTCCACCTGTCGACGGATGCACTTCCACAGATTCCTCTTCAGTAAAGGGAGGCATTCACCCATTATCTCCACAACCACCGCCTCCTCCACCTCCCCACTTCGGAGACAACGAGGGCGATGGAAGCCTGGGCCTCAGTAACTGTCCATCCCCCTGTAAAAGACTTGACGAGGAGCTCAAGAGAAACCTAGAGACCCTGCCGTCATTCTCCTCAGACGAGGAAGACTCAGTCAGTAAAAACCAGGACCTGCAGAAGAGCATCTCATCAGCCATTTCTGCCCTCTATGACACACCTCACAGTCTCTCTGCTGTTCCACCTCCTCCTACACCATCGCCACCCACTCCACAGACTGTGTCTCTTAACACACCCTCACCACCCCCACAACCTGAGTCTGTTCCACATGTACACACCGAAGATGAGACAGAAATTAACACATCACAGGAACTGGATTCGCTCTCACAGCCCAACCTGCAGGAGGAGGCACATGTCCCAAGCAAAGACGAGGAACAGGAAGAACCTGTGCAGGAGGAACATCAACAAATAAATCAGGaagaagacagacagactgaatgtGAGGAGGAAGGAGAGGAGTTGGAAGAAGACAGAAGTGAGAAGGAGGAAGTTGATCAAATAAGGACAGAGGAGCGCAagcaggaagaagaagaagaagagcctGAGTATGAAATGCTGGGTGCTCCCAAGGTTGATG GACCTCCATCTGAGCCTCCGCCTGCTCCCCCTTCTCCCCcatctctttctccttctccccCGACCTCCTCCTCCCCTTCTCCtctgcctcctcctcctctgtcTCTCCCCTCCCCTCTCCCATCTCAAGAAGAGGAGGAGAATCTACAGCAGCAACAGCCACCACTGCATAATTCCCTCCCTCCCAGCCCTTCTCCACCTGCTCTCCCCTCTCCCTCCCCGCCTCCGCCAACATTGCCCCCCTCTGCTACACCCCCACCATCCCCCTCCCCACCTCCTCCTGAAGAGCTTCCCCAGCCCTCCCCGGGCACACCCCCCACCCCCGAAGATGCCCCGACGCCTCAGATCACTTCACTGCACCTGGCTAAGAAACAGTCCAACGCAGCCATCGCAGGAGAGAGTGAGGATGATGACAGCGAGAGTGGGGGGGAGGGGATCTTCAGAGAGAGGGATGAATTTGTGGTGCGCACTGAAGATATTGGTACTCTTAAG CTGGCGCTGCAGACAGGACGAGAGCCTCCTCCGATATGGAGGGTCCAGAAAGCTCTGCTGCAGAAATTCGCTCCTGAAATCAAAGATGGACAGCGTCAGTTTTATGCCACCAGTaat TATTTGGGCTACTTTGGAGATGCAAAGATGCGTTATCAGCGATTATATGTCAAATTCTtggaaaatgtgaataaaaaggATTATGTCCGAGTGTGCTCGCGGAAACCTTGGCATCGGCCCAGTCTCACACTGAG ACGCCAGTCTCTTCCTAAGCCACTACCTGTACGCAGCCTGACTCCACCTCGCATGGAACGAgaggatagagagaaagagagagagaggcaacgGGAGAAAGAGCAACGGGAACAAagggaaaaagaaaaggagaaagagagagaaagagaaaaggaaaggGAACGAGAACGAGAGAGGGAACAGATCGAGAGATCtaggagagaaaaggagagagagaagttAAGGGAGAGAGAACTTGAAAAgcaaaaagagagggagagacaaaaagaaagggaaaaagagaaacaaaaagaaagggaaagagaaaaacaacgtgagagagaaagggagaaggagagagagagggaaagagagatgcAAAGAGAAAGGGAGAAAGACAAGGAAAGGGAAAAACAACGAGAGAAGGAGAgggagaaagagcgagagaaggAAAAGAAGCTCCAAGAGCGACAAACTCAAGAGAAGCTGGAGAGGAGGACAGCAGTTGTGGAGCGCGGGAGGGTCAAAGAGGAGAAGAGGGTTGACAGGACGAGGAGCCGGCCTGTGAAAGTAAAGGCAGAACCTCCTCCTAAAAAGAGGAAGAAGTGGCTTAAAGAAATGCCCTCTTCCTCTGACTCCGACTCCTCCCCTGATCCACCCAGTGAGGATGAAG TATCCACACGCAGTGGAATAAACAGTCGTGCCATGAGAGAGATGTTCCGCAGTTACGTAGAGATGCTGGTCAGCACTGCTCTGGACCCAGACATGATCCAAGCTCTTGAGGACACCAACG ATGAGCTTTATCTCCCACCCATGAGAAAGATTGACTGTATCCTCAACGAACAGAAACGAAGGCTGTTGAGAAGGGTCACCATGAGTGTGCAGCATCAG GAGGCACTGCACATGTTCCCTCAAATGGCAGCAGACCCCCTAGACTCTGGAGCAGTTAAAGTGCACCTGGGTGGTGAGAGTTACAACCGCAAAACCCTCAACAGAGTCAAAAGGAGCCTTCCCAAACAGCAG GACCTGAAGCTGTCGACAGAGACTTGTCGAATATACAGTCTCTATCACTCTCTCCATCACTACAAATATCACACCTTTTTGCACTGTAAAAAGGAG ACTGACAGCATAGAACAGGCAGCGGAGGAGGATCCAGGTCAGGAGGAGGTGGTCCAGCAGTGCATGGCCAACCAGGGCTGGCTAGAGACACTGTTCAATTCCTTCATTGAACTGCTGACGCTCAGCACCAAGGCTTAA